A genomic stretch from Aminobacter aminovorans includes:
- a CDS encoding cell division protein FtsX, whose protein sequence is MTEVQADSRFHDEEFEDEFEDAPLQQQPAPRMQRKTAPIVPSQNIAGRALVLVIAIMTFLSCLTLGAVTLVRDTASVWENQIAREATIQIKPAEGLDMEAALETAARIASEFAGVSGTKIVDRAATARLLEPWLGSGLNIDELPVPRLVIVTIDQSSPPDFGAMRQAITPKVPTATLDDHRTWVDRLVAMARTTVTIGTGVLVLMLAATILSVVFATRGAMAGNGHIIEVLHFVGAEANFIASEFRRHFLLTGMKGAAAGGVAAVVVFIIFSWWSSLNLATPEADQATALFGNFAIGVNGYLGVAVIVAVIGALTAATSHFTVVSYLGDIDVQHPERM, encoded by the coding sequence ATGACTGAGGTCCAAGCCGACAGCCGCTTCCACGACGAGGAGTTCGAAGACGAATTCGAGGATGCGCCGCTGCAGCAGCAGCCGGCGCCGCGAATGCAGCGCAAGACCGCACCGATCGTGCCGTCGCAGAACATCGCCGGCCGCGCGCTGGTGCTGGTCATCGCCATCATGACCTTCCTGTCGTGCCTGACGCTGGGAGCGGTGACACTTGTGCGCGACACCGCCTCGGTATGGGAAAACCAGATAGCACGCGAAGCGACGATCCAGATCAAGCCGGCCGAAGGGCTCGACATGGAAGCCGCGCTCGAGACTGCTGCCCGCATTGCCAGCGAGTTCGCCGGCGTCAGCGGCACCAAGATCGTCGACCGGGCGGCCACCGCGCGCCTGCTCGAACCCTGGCTCGGCTCGGGGCTGAACATCGACGAACTGCCGGTGCCGCGGTTGGTGATCGTCACCATCGACCAGAGCAGCCCGCCCGATTTCGGTGCGATGCGCCAGGCGATCACGCCCAAGGTACCGACCGCAACGCTCGACGATCACCGCACCTGGGTCGACCGGCTGGTGGCGATGGCGCGCACGACCGTCACCATCGGCACCGGCGTGCTGGTGCTGATGCTGGCAGCGACGATCCTGTCGGTGGTGTTTGCGACGCGCGGCGCCATGGCCGGCAACGGCCACATCATCGAGGTGCTGCATTTCGTCGGCGCCGAGGCCAATTTCATCGCCAGCGAATTCCGTCGCCATTTCCTGCTCACCGGCATGAAGGGCGCTGCCGCCGGTGGCGTTGCCGCGGTGGTGGTCTTCATCATCTTTTCGTGGTGGTCGTCGCTCAATCTTGCGACCCCCGAAGCAGACCAGGCAACAGCACTGTTCGGCAATTTCGCCATCGGCGTGAACGGCTATCTCGGCGTCGCCGTGATCGTTGCGGTCATCGGTGCGCTGACGGCTGCGACATCGCATTTCACCGTCGTCAGCTATCTTGGCGACATCGACGTGCAGCATCCGGAGAGGATGTGA
- the hpt gene encoding hypoxanthine phosphoribosyltransferase → MPVLRDKEIEVLFSASAIARRNLELAKDIAAHDYTDLLVISVLKGSFIFAADLIRAMHDVGLSPEVEFIFISSYGAGTTSGEVRVLRDIDNEVAGRDVLLIDDILESGKTLKFTRELMMSRGAKSCSIAVLLDKRMRRKTDLNADYVGFDCPDYFVVGYGMDVAHAFRELPFVGVVKGEA, encoded by the coding sequence ATGCCAGTTCTGCGCGACAAGGAAATCGAAGTGCTGTTCTCCGCCTCGGCGATCGCACGGCGCAATCTCGAACTCGCCAAGGACATCGCGGCGCACGACTACACCGACCTTCTGGTCATCTCGGTGCTGAAGGGTTCGTTCATCTTTGCCGCCGACCTCATCCGGGCCATGCATGACGTCGGCCTTTCGCCGGAAGTCGAGTTCATCTTCATCTCCAGCTATGGCGCGGGCACGACCAGCGGCGAGGTCCGCGTGCTGCGCGACATCGACAACGAGGTCGCCGGCCGCGACGTTCTCCTGATCGACGACATTCTCGAATCGGGCAAGACGCTGAAGTTCACCCGCGAGCTGATGATGTCGCGCGGCGCCAAGAGCTGCTCGATCGCCGTGCTGCTCGACAAGCGCATGCGCCGCAAGACCGACCTCAATGCCGACTACGTCGGCTTCGACTGCCCCGACTATTTCGTCGTCGGCTACGGCATGGATGTGGCACACGCCTTCCGTGAACTGCCCTTCGTCGGGGTGGTCAAGGGCGAGGCCTGA
- a CDS encoding DMT family transporter gives MHNRTLLGILCLCLGVLVFSIQDALIKAVAGTYPVSEALLIRAVVALPILLVLVHRDVGLAALASPNWRFLATRSTILFVSYCAYYLAIPALPIADAAALFFLAPLLIMTMAGPYLGERVPWQSLAAGTVGLLGVIVMVNPGAGIFEWAALLSLVSAFLYSFSQLMARKVGVTESATTMAFYQNAAYLLGAVLITTIFSATGFHQTGHPSLDFLMRPWIWPSLRDFLMMGACGIIAAVGMVLLGQAYRLTPANKAATFEYTGLLWAPLWGFLFFAEIPGSGTVIGALLIVGAGIFALNVGTRPPQAAPASATVD, from the coding sequence ATGCACAACAGAACGCTTCTCGGCATCCTTTGCCTTTGCCTGGGCGTGCTGGTGTTTTCGATCCAGGACGCACTGATCAAGGCCGTGGCCGGCACCTACCCGGTCAGCGAGGCCCTGCTGATCCGCGCCGTGGTCGCCTTGCCGATCCTGCTTGTGCTGGTTCATCGCGATGTCGGCCTGGCAGCACTCGCCTCGCCCAACTGGCGCTTCCTCGCCACGCGTTCGACGATCCTGTTCGTGTCCTACTGCGCCTATTATCTGGCCATCCCGGCGCTGCCGATCGCCGACGCGGCAGCGCTGTTTTTCCTGGCGCCGCTGCTGATAATGACCATGGCCGGTCCCTATCTTGGTGAGCGGGTGCCGTGGCAAAGCCTTGCCGCCGGCACCGTCGGCCTGCTCGGCGTGATCGTCATGGTCAATCCTGGGGCCGGCATCTTCGAATGGGCGGCCTTGCTGTCTCTCGTCTCGGCATTTCTCTACAGCTTCTCGCAGCTGATGGCGCGCAAGGTCGGCGTGACGGAAAGCGCCACGACCATGGCCTTCTACCAGAACGCCGCCTATCTGCTCGGCGCGGTGCTGATCACCACGATCTTCTCCGCCACAGGCTTCCATCAGACCGGGCACCCCAGCCTTGATTTCCTGATGCGGCCGTGGATCTGGCCGAGCCTGCGCGACTTCCTGATGATGGGCGCCTGCGGCATCATTGCTGCTGTCGGCATGGTGTTGCTCGGCCAGGCCTACCGGCTGACGCCGGCCAACAAGGCAGCGACCTTCGAATATACCGGGCTGTTATGGGCGCCGCTGTGGGGCTTCCTGTTCTTCGCTGAGATCCCCGGCAGCGGCACGGTCATCGGCGCCTTGCTGATCGTCGGCGCCGGCATCTTTGCGCTCAATGTCGGGACGCGGCCGCCTCAGGCAGCACCCGCAAGCGCTACCGTCGACTGA
- a CDS encoding lysophospholipid acyltransferase family protein, giving the protein MLHIRSLAFNFVFYVSLIVQMIVWTPYYFLSPRHRAWLVPKFWARSSLWLQEKIAGTKSEVTGLENLPAGSFILAPKHQSFWDAIAFFPYLRDPLYILKRELMWIPFFGWYIAKMKMIPVNRGKRSAALKAVVVATRREMQNDRQLIIYPEGTRRAPGDEPAYKWGIAELYAALNMPVVPVAHVAGLYWPRRKFLRFPGTIKARFLKPIPAGLTREEFMQRLISETEAACDEFLIEAATSKNPPPMPPTAVKRLKELGIEVG; this is encoded by the coding sequence ATGCTCCATATCCGCTCGCTGGCGTTCAACTTCGTCTTTTATGTCAGCCTGATCGTCCAGATGATCGTCTGGACGCCCTACTACTTCCTGTCGCCACGCCACCGCGCCTGGCTGGTGCCCAAATTCTGGGCGCGTTCGAGCCTGTGGCTTCAGGAGAAGATCGCGGGAACGAAAAGCGAGGTAACGGGGCTTGAGAACCTGCCTGCGGGTTCGTTCATCCTGGCGCCAAAGCACCAGTCCTTCTGGGATGCCATCGCCTTTTTCCCCTATCTGCGCGACCCGCTCTACATCCTCAAGCGCGAGCTGATGTGGATCCCGTTCTTCGGCTGGTACATCGCCAAGATGAAGATGATCCCGGTCAATCGCGGCAAGCGCTCGGCAGCACTGAAGGCGGTGGTGGTGGCAACCCGCCGGGAAATGCAGAATGATCGCCAGTTGATCATCTACCCCGAAGGCACCCGCCGCGCCCCCGGCGACGAGCCGGCCTACAAATGGGGCATCGCCGAGCTCTATGCGGCGCTCAACATGCCCGTGGTCCCGGTCGCCCATGTCGCCGGCCTGTACTGGCCCCGCCGCAAGTTCCTGCGCTTCCCCGGCACAATCAAGGCACGTTTCCTGAAGCCGATCCCTGCGGGCCTCACGCGCGAGGAATTCATGCAGCGCCTGATTTCAGAGACGGAGGCCGCCTGCGACGAATTCCTGATCGAAGCAGCAACCTCGAAAAATCCACCGCCGATGCCGCCGACGGCGGTGAAGCGGTTGAAGGAACTGGGTATCGAGGTCGGCTAG
- the ftsE gene encoding cell division ATP-binding protein FtsE: protein MIRFENVGLRYGMGPEILRDISFHIPERSFQFLSGPSGAGKTTLLRLLFLSLKPTRGLISVFGKDRSRISRTELPLMRRRIGVVFQDFRLLDHMTTYENVALPLRVRGREEASYRTDVTELLKWVGLGERMHVLPPVLSGGEKQRAAIARALIEQPEILLADEPTGNVDPPLARRLLRLFIELNRLGTAVVIATHDLGLMDQVDARRMILAGGRLDIYD, encoded by the coding sequence GTGATCCGCTTCGAGAATGTCGGCCTCAGATACGGGATGGGACCGGAGATCCTGCGTGACATCTCCTTCCACATCCCCGAGCGCTCGTTCCAGTTCCTGAGCGGGCCTTCGGGCGCGGGCAAGACCACCCTGCTGCGGCTCCTGTTCCTGTCGCTCAAGCCGACGCGCGGCCTGATCAGCGTCTTCGGCAAGGACCGCTCGCGCATCTCGCGCACCGAGCTGCCGCTGATGCGCCGGCGCATCGGCGTGGTGTTTCAGGATTTCCGCCTGCTCGACCACATGACCACCTATGAGAACGTGGCGCTGCCGTTGCGCGTGCGCGGCCGCGAGGAAGCGAGCTACCGCACAGACGTCACCGAACTGCTCAAATGGGTCGGCCTCGGCGAGCGCATGCATGTGCTGCCGCCGGTGCTTTCGGGCGGCGAGAAGCAGCGCGCCGCGATCGCCCGCGCGCTGATCGAGCAGCCCGAGATCCTGCTAGCCGACGAGCCGACCGGCAATGTCGACCCACCGCTGGCGCGGCGCCTGCTCAGGCTGTTCATCGAACTCAACCGGCTTGGCACCGCGGTGGTGATCGCCACCCACGATCTCGGCCTGATGGACCAGGTCGACGCCCGGCGCATGATCCTCGCCGGCGGAAGGCTCGACATCTATGACTGA
- a CDS encoding YdcF family protein, with product MIFLRRILFILVAAAVIFTGGFALFATHVSSLTTPANPAKADAIIVLTGGQSRLDAALDLLKAGKGERLLISGVHPAATRRQLQLATRSDKSLFNRVDIDRAALDTIGNAEESAKWVESHDYARVILVTNNYHMPRSMLEMGRLLRKASLEPYPVVNSKLGEGRWLTKPEAFRVLFTEYNKYLLALARGIVPVKPTSDGMVVVQAAAE from the coding sequence ATGATTTTTTTGCGCCGCATACTGTTCATCCTGGTCGCCGCTGCCGTCATCTTCACCGGCGGCTTCGCGCTGTTTGCGACCCATGTCAGCAGCCTGACCACACCTGCCAACCCCGCCAAGGCCGACGCCATCATCGTTTTGACCGGCGGCCAATCGCGGCTGGACGCGGCGCTCGACCTGCTCAAGGCCGGAAAGGGCGAACGCCTGCTGATCAGCGGCGTCCACCCCGCGGCGACGCGCCGGCAACTGCAGCTGGCGACGCGCAGCGACAAGTCGCTGTTCAACCGGGTCGACATCGACCGCGCCGCGCTCGACACCATCGGCAATGCCGAGGAAAGCGCCAAATGGGTTGAAAGCCACGACTATGCCCGCGTCATCCTCGTCACCAACAATTACCACATGCCGCGCAGCATGCTGGAAATGGGCCGCCTGCTGCGCAAGGCCAGCCTGGAGCCCTACCCGGTCGTCAACTCCAAGCTTGGCGAAGGTCGCTGGCTGACCAAGCCCGAGGCGTTCCGCGTACTGTTCACCGAGTACAACAAGTACCTGCTGGCGCTGGCACGCGGCATCGTGCCGGTCAAGCCGACCTCGGACGGCATGGTCGTGGTCCAGGCCGCCGCCGAATAA
- a CDS encoding response regulator, whose amino-acid sequence MAKLLIVEDDESVRTLAARALERAGHKVDVACDGAEGLDCIHAARGGYDLVVSDIRMPEMDGIEMAQKAARAYPGLPILLMTGYADQRERAEELDAIIIDVVQKPFTLSDIRDRVSLALVSQSTVALAGAA is encoded by the coding sequence ATGGCAAAGCTTCTGATCGTTGAGGACGATGAGTCCGTACGCACACTTGCAGCCCGCGCGCTCGAACGCGCCGGCCACAAGGTCGATGTCGCTTGCGATGGCGCCGAGGGGCTCGACTGCATCCACGCAGCGCGGGGCGGCTACGACCTCGTCGTCTCAGACATCCGCATGCCGGAGATGGACGGTATCGAGATGGCGCAGAAGGCGGCTCGCGCCTATCCCGGACTGCCGATCCTGCTGATGACCGGCTATGCCGACCAGCGCGAACGTGCCGAGGAACTCGACGCCATCATCATCGATGTCGTGCAGAAACCGTTCACGCTGTCGGACATTCGCGACCGCGTCTCGCTGGCACTTGTATCTCAGTCGACGGTAGCGCTTGCGGGTGCTGCCTGA